Proteins co-encoded in one Halorussus lipolyticus genomic window:
- a CDS encoding methyl-accepting chemotaxis protein, with translation MKPSPLARYEDALWWSMDRLGVTESVERKVLAAVAIQFVISVAQAVLPFLFAGVTRVALTVGLLTAAALAFANTVLIARQDITEPIAALDRATDAIADGNLGAPIPETDQRDEIGGLVASFADMRAYLRVVAKQAAALSRQEFDDPVMDEEVPGEFGASLDRMAESLRTYTADLEATTDELEATTADLERRSENLQRLVTAFGEATEDAEAGDLTATIDADVADEDLHGAVVENYNGLLSTLADAVGELADFADEVATASEEADADLREVSEASDEVASAVGEISEGAARQTDRLNEAAAEMNTLSATVEEIAASADEVAKTAGTATDRAKSGRDAAREAADELDRVEDGIDRTAEAVEELVADIGEIDEVVSFIDEVATQTNLLALNASVEAARAGERGDGFGVVADEVKNLAEETGEAADEITDRIERIQADSEATLTDVRETREQVTRSVETVEDALGDFEDIADVVGEVDESVREISDATDQQAESAEDVVAMVEEVAAISEETTAESETAATATEQQASSLSGVAEQMSSLSSKADELDALLGEFRLPESADEHESAGNRGTAGRSVRAD, from the coding sequence ATGAAACCCTCTCCTCTCGCCAGATACGAGGACGCCCTCTGGTGGTCGATGGACCGCCTCGGCGTGACCGAATCGGTCGAACGCAAGGTGCTGGCCGCGGTCGCAATCCAGTTCGTCATCTCGGTCGCCCAAGCGGTCCTCCCGTTTCTGTTCGCCGGGGTCACTCGCGTCGCCCTGACAGTCGGTCTGCTGACAGCGGCGGCGCTCGCGTTCGCCAACACCGTCCTCATCGCCCGACAGGACATCACCGAACCCATCGCGGCGCTCGACCGGGCGACCGACGCCATCGCGGACGGGAATCTCGGTGCGCCGATTCCCGAGACCGACCAGCGCGACGAAATCGGTGGTCTCGTGGCCTCCTTCGCCGACATGCGGGCCTACCTCCGAGTAGTCGCCAAGCAGGCCGCCGCCCTCTCCCGGCAGGAGTTCGACGACCCCGTGATGGACGAGGAGGTCCCCGGCGAGTTCGGCGCGTCGCTCGACCGAATGGCCGAGAGCCTCCGGACCTACACCGCCGACTTGGAGGCCACGACCGACGAGTTGGAGGCCACGACCGCCGACCTCGAACGTCGGTCGGAGAACCTCCAGCGACTCGTGACCGCGTTCGGCGAGGCCACCGAGGACGCCGAGGCCGGCGACCTGACCGCGACCATCGACGCCGACGTCGCCGACGAGGACCTCCACGGGGCGGTCGTGGAGAATTACAACGGCCTGCTCTCGACGCTGGCCGACGCGGTGGGCGAACTCGCCGACTTCGCCGACGAGGTGGCGACCGCAAGCGAGGAGGCCGACGCCGACCTCCGGGAAGTCAGCGAGGCCAGCGACGAAGTGGCCTCGGCGGTCGGCGAAATTTCGGAGGGCGCGGCCCGCCAGACCGACCGCCTCAACGAGGCCGCCGCCGAGATGAACACCCTGTCCGCGACGGTCGAAGAAATCGCGGCGTCGGCAGACGAGGTAGCCAAAACCGCCGGGACCGCGACCGACCGAGCGAAGTCGGGCCGGGACGCCGCCCGCGAGGCCGCCGACGAACTCGACAGGGTGGAGGACGGCATCGACCGGACCGCCGAGGCGGTCGAGGAACTCGTGGCCGACATCGGCGAAATCGACGAGGTGGTCTCGTTCATCGACGAGGTGGCGACTCAGACCAACCTGCTGGCGCTCAACGCCTCGGTCGAGGCCGCCAGAGCGGGCGAACGCGGCGACGGGTTCGGCGTGGTCGCCGACGAAGTGAAAAACCTCGCCGAGGAGACCGGCGAGGCCGCAGACGAAATCACCGACCGAATCGAGCGGATTCAGGCCGACTCCGAGGCGACCCTGACCGACGTGCGCGAGACCCGCGAGCAGGTCACGCGAAGCGTCGAGACAGTCGAGGACGCGCTGGGCGACTTCGAGGACATCGCCGACGTGGTGGGCGAGGTGGACGAGAGCGTCCGGGAAATCAGCGACGCCACCGACCAGCAGGCCGAATCGGCCGAGGACGTGGTGGCGATGGTCGAGGAGGTCGCGGCCATCAGCGAGGAGACCACCGCCGAGTCCGAGACTGCGGCCACAGCGACCGAACAACAGGCGTCCTCGCTGTCTGGCGTCGCCGAGCAGATGTCGTCGCTGTCCTCGAAAGCCGACGAACTCGACGCGCTCCTCGGGGAGTTCCGACTGCCGGAGTCGGCCGACGAGCACGAATCGGCGGGCAATCGCGGGACAGCAGGGCGGTCGGTCCGGGCCGACTGA
- the pan2 gene encoding proteasome-activating nucleotidase Pan2, with the protein MSRSPPLPDQPTLELDPEMTDRERLAALREHFAEIVEVNDTLEERLEDAQNRRTELHEEVDRLERENETLKTTSLYVATAEELTDDGIIIKQHGNNQEVLTEVSPTLREEIESGDRVAVNDSFTVQTVLESEKDARAQAMEVDESPDVTYDQIGGLEDQMQEVREAVEQPLENPEQFESVGIEPPSGVLLHGPPGTGKTMLAKAVANQTDATFIKMAGSELVQKFIGEGAKLVRDLFELASQREPAIVFIDEIDAVASKRTDSKTSGDAEVQRTMMQLLSEMDGFEDRGEIRIMAATNRFDMLDRAILRPGRFDRLIEVPDPDEEARQKILEIHTREMALADDVDFEELAGETEGKSGADIESLTTEAGMFAIRDGRTEVRQSDFEDALDKLEEDDETDVVTNESFAGYAY; encoded by the coding sequence ATGTCGCGTAGCCCACCCCTCCCCGACCAACCGACACTCGAACTCGACCCCGAAATGACAGACCGGGAGCGGCTCGCGGCGCTCCGCGAACACTTCGCCGAAATCGTCGAGGTGAACGACACGCTCGAAGAGCGCCTCGAAGACGCCCAAAACCGTCGCACGGAACTCCACGAGGAGGTCGATAGGCTCGAACGCGAGAACGAGACCCTGAAGACCACCTCGCTGTACGTCGCCACCGCCGAGGAGTTGACCGACGACGGCATCATCATCAAACAGCACGGCAACAACCAAGAGGTCCTGACCGAAGTCTCGCCCACGCTCCGCGAGGAGATAGAATCGGGCGACCGCGTGGCGGTCAACGACTCCTTCACGGTCCAGACCGTGCTGGAGTCCGAGAAGGACGCTCGGGCGCAGGCCATGGAAGTGGACGAGTCGCCCGACGTGACCTACGACCAAATCGGCGGCCTCGAAGACCAGATGCAGGAAGTCCGCGAGGCGGTCGAGCAACCCCTCGAAAATCCCGAGCAGTTCGAGTCGGTGGGCATCGAACCCCCGAGCGGGGTCCTGCTTCACGGCCCGCCGGGCACCGGCAAGACGATGCTGGCGAAGGCCGTCGCCAACCAGACCGACGCCACCTTCATCAAGATGGCCGGGTCGGAACTGGTTCAGAAGTTCATCGGCGAGGGCGCGAAGTTGGTGCGCGACCTGTTCGAGTTGGCCAGCCAGCGCGAGCCGGCAATCGTCTTCATCGACGAAATCGACGCCGTGGCCTCCAAGCGTACCGACTCGAAGACCTCGGGCGATGCGGAGGTCCAGCGCACGATGATGCAACTCCTCAGCGAGATGGACGGCTTCGAGGACCGCGGCGAAATCCGCATCATGGCCGCGACCAATCGCTTCGACATGCTCGACCGTGCCATCCTCCGGCCCGGCCGGTTCGACCGCCTCATCGAGGTCCCCGACCCCGACGAGGAGGCCCGACAGAAGATTCTGGAAATCCACACCCGCGAGATGGCTCTCGCCGACGACGTGGACTTCGAGGAACTCGCGGGCGAGACCGAGGGCAAGAGCGGCGCGGACATCGAGAGTCTGACCACCGAGGCCGGGATGTTCGCCATCCGCGACGGCCGGACCGAGGTCCGCCAGTCGGACTTCGAGGATGCCCTCGACAAACTCGAAGAGGACGACGAGACGGATGTCGTCACCAACGAGTCGTTCGCGGGCTACGCCTACTGA
- a CDS encoding DUF5808 domain-containing protein, producing MADEVDKPSTGELLGVPYNFERPSIGRMLSSYWKPDEGMLVEKPFGIGYTLNLANWRSWIVLAVAGALLWHERKGEQQAASAEEGPVEVVVDDD from the coding sequence ATGGCAGACGAAGTAGACAAGCCCAGCACTGGCGAGTTGTTAGGCGTCCCGTACAACTTCGAGCGACCGAGCATCGGTCGGATGCTGTCGTCGTACTGGAAGCCCGACGAGGGGATGCTGGTCGAGAAGCCCTTCGGCATCGGCTACACGCTCAACCTCGCCAACTGGCGGTCGTGGATCGTGCTGGCCGTCGCCGGCGCGCTCCTCTGGCACGAGCGCAAGGGCGAACAGCAGGCGGCCTCGGCCGAGGAGGGTCCGGTCGAAGTGGTCGTAGACGACGACTAG
- a CDS encoding enoyl-CoA hydratase/isomerase family protein — protein MIRTDDEEGLRVVTLARPERRNALTPEGLDALETAVTEADQPVIYLRGEGPAFCAGADLDVVAALDRQQAEAFAERGQRVADAIEDAEAAVVAGIEGPARGGGVELALAADLRVATPEATVAEPGVKLGLFGAWGGTIRLPRIVGEGEALDLALSGRTIDAQQARRMGLVSRVTDDPRAVAEDLARNDPETLRAVKARMRDDALADEQERREAEVFGRLVERHADAIAEQRNS, from the coding sequence GTGATTCGAACTGACGACGAGGAGGGCCTGCGGGTGGTCACGCTCGCCCGGCCCGAGCGACGCAACGCGCTCACCCCCGAGGGACTCGACGCGCTCGAAACCGCCGTGACCGAGGCTGACCAGCCAGTCATCTACCTCCGGGGCGAAGGACCGGCGTTCTGCGCCGGCGCGGACTTGGACGTGGTGGCGGCCCTCGACCGCCAGCAGGCGGAAGCCTTCGCCGAACGCGGCCAGCGAGTCGCCGACGCAATCGAGGACGCCGAGGCGGCGGTCGTGGCAGGCATCGAGGGCCCGGCCCGCGGCGGCGGGGTCGAGTTGGCGCTGGCCGCGGACCTCCGGGTCGCCACGCCCGAGGCCACCGTCGCGGAACCCGGCGTGAAACTCGGCCTGTTCGGTGCGTGGGGCGGGACGATTCGACTCCCGCGAATCGTCGGCGAGGGCGAGGCGCTGGACTTGGCGCTCTCCGGGCGCACCATCGACGCCCAGCAGGCCCGCCGGATGGGACTGGTCTCGCGCGTGACCGACGACCCCCGCGCCGTCGCCGAGGACCTCGCGCGCAACGACCCCGAGACCCTCCGGGCGGTCAAGGCTCGGATGCGCGACGACGCGCTGGCCGACGAGCAGGAGCGCCGCGAGGCCGAGGTGTTCGGCCGACTGGTCGAGCGCCACGCCGACGCCATCGCTGAACAGCGGAACTCCTGA
- a CDS encoding DUF7114 family protein: MEAAVRARKAGRQAVRDVSPNPLRELIYGLLDDSAMVPGVLTLTSARAVEGAKATRPPEATSGGHAVSVEDRAAGVQLIYEGLRLTRALADESPWEREPPHTDSNMDILAADVMVARGFSLLARTEAADKAVETVQSFGRNETDDQQGRPTSPHALETDVFELAVVAGSTAFGASPTDSLLAYAADLAESLDGDHPEPPEPVAEEVAQAVSDAPNPRQFAPTDDPRSSATDP; the protein is encoded by the coding sequence ATGGAAGCGGCCGTCCGGGCACGAAAAGCGGGACGACAGGCGGTGCGAGACGTGTCGCCCAATCCCCTCCGCGAGCTAATCTACGGACTGTTGGACGACTCGGCGATGGTGCCGGGCGTACTGACGCTCACGTCGGCACGCGCCGTCGAGGGTGCGAAGGCGACCAGACCCCCCGAAGCGACCAGCGGCGGCCACGCCGTCAGCGTCGAGGACCGCGCCGCTGGCGTCCAACTCATCTACGAGGGTCTGCGACTCACCCGCGCCCTCGCCGACGAATCGCCGTGGGAACGCGAACCACCACACACCGACAGCAACATGGACATCCTCGCGGCGGACGTGATGGTCGCGCGGGGGTTCTCGCTGTTGGCCCGGACCGAGGCCGCCGACAAGGCGGTCGAGACGGTCCAGTCGTTCGGTCGGAACGAGACCGACGACCAGCAGGGTCGGCCGACCTCGCCCCACGCGCTGGAGACCGACGTTTTCGAACTCGCCGTGGTCGCGGGTTCGACCGCGTTCGGCGCGAGTCCGACCGACTCCCTGCTGGCCTACGCCGCCGATTTGGCCGAATCGCTCGATGGCGACCACCCGGAACCGCCCGAGCCAGTGGCCGAGGAGGTCGCACAGGCGGTTTCGGACGCCCCGAACCCCCGGCAGTTTGCCCCGACCGACGACCCCCGGTCGTCGGCGACCGATCCCTAA
- a CDS encoding sodium:calcium antiporter: protein MGGVRLLAVLSIVLVAVSLTAAPALAQQQGDEAEGGIEGAITGFVEAQSTLGALAVLVGGVALLTASTEKLISYLTRASLDTKLSLFALAIVFTGFEFDDTILALVFSAGELEGVALGTALGTGLAITGITLAAAAIVRPFPVDLPADYIAIFAVSPLVLVPFVLVGTLTFVHGLLLTAFFVAAFAYLLVRERQRDVPVFRNTEFGHELRDLRTDGGVARPDSLEDIPEDRLLGGLADSGIAWLALAVVALAGIVLASLLLESGSQVVIADFGIDQTAFGATVFTLILTFEDIMLTIEPVRRGVPEIGVGNVIGSLLFSVTGNVGVVMFLGEVTLSRSVLTFHLPAVIVVTALAGYFLAGGYLKRWHGYVLGGLYVMYWLLAIFVFGGVPLGG from the coding sequence ATGGGTGGGGTTCGGCTACTCGCGGTTCTGTCCATCGTCCTCGTCGCCGTCTCGCTGACCGCCGCTCCGGCGCTCGCCCAACAGCAGGGCGACGAGGCCGAAGGCGGCATCGAGGGAGCGATAACGGGCTTTGTCGAGGCCCAAAGCACTCTCGGCGCGCTGGCCGTCCTCGTCGGTGGCGTCGCGCTCCTCACCGCGTCCACCGAGAAGCTCATCAGCTATCTCACTCGCGCGTCGCTCGACACGAAACTATCGCTGTTCGCGCTCGCAATCGTCTTCACCGGGTTCGAGTTCGACGACACGATTCTCGCGCTCGTCTTCTCGGCGGGCGAACTGGAGGGTGTGGCCCTCGGAACCGCGCTGGGGACGGGGTTGGCGATTACCGGCATCACGCTCGCGGCGGCGGCCATCGTCCGCCCCTTCCCGGTCGATTTGCCCGCGGACTACATCGCCATCTTCGCAGTGTCGCCGCTCGTCCTCGTCCCGTTCGTCCTCGTCGGCACGCTGACGTTCGTCCACGGACTTCTGCTGACCGCCTTCTTCGTCGCCGCGTTCGCCTACCTGCTCGTCCGGGAACGCCAGCGCGACGTTCCGGTGTTCCGAAACACGGAGTTCGGTCACGAACTCCGTGACCTCCGGACGGACGGCGGCGTGGCCCGACCCGACTCGCTCGAGGACATCCCCGAGGACCGACTCCTCGGCGGACTGGCTGACTCAGGAATCGCGTGGCTTGCCCTCGCTGTCGTCGCACTCGCCGGCATCGTCCTCGCGTCGCTGTTGCTCGAAAGCGGGTCGCAAGTCGTGATAGCGGACTTCGGCATCGACCAGACCGCCTTCGGGGCGACGGTCTTCACGCTGATTCTCACGTTCGAGGACATCATGCTGACCATCGAACCGGTCCGCCGAGGAGTCCCCGAAATCGGGGTCGGCAACGTCATCGGGAGTCTCCTGTTCTCGGTGACCGGAAACGTCGGCGTCGTCATGTTTCTGGGCGAGGTGACGCTCTCGAGGTCCGTCCTGACCTTCCACCTCCCGGCCGTGATTGTCGTGACTGCGCTCGCTGGGTACTTCCTCGCCGGAGGCTATCTGAAGCGGTGGCACGGCTACGTCCTCGGTGGTCTCTACGTGATGTACTGGCTCCTCGCAATCTTCGTGTTCGGCGGCGTTCCGCTCGGTGGCTGA
- a CDS encoding SMP-30/gluconolactonase/LRE family protein, whose product MTDDTPSRTTEPTSQTASSRRRFLTGVAAATGVALASGATGAQETTTTQGTQTTTDETQTAEGVTAEVVAEFDPPNLPENIATDAESVYVSMAPARQIWEVPPEDDPSSVASIGPEDGEGILLGVTRTDEGTMYAALNSGVSETHGVWRVPADGEAELMASIPTEGTFPNGITHELGDGLLVSDSGRGAIWRATDGGAEPWFDNPLLDPNPYADSQIGINGIDAGPEGDLYAANLNFGAVVRIPVEDGTPGEPSIVVQSDELVGADGIAVDDQRNVYVAVNAADKVSRVTPDGSVETVASGGALAFPSDVHFGPGDDQSTLYVSNFAFPAFQAEDRTANPSVMRLVLGGGMATTEGGGMTTTEGGGTTTTEGAGGETTTTEG is encoded by the coding sequence ATGACAGACGACACACCATCGCGGACGACCGAACCAACATCGCAGACGGCCTCCTCCCGGCGGCGGTTCCTGACGGGCGTCGCGGCCGCAACCGGCGTGGCGCTCGCTTCGGGTGCAACCGGCGCACAGGAGACCACGACGACGCAGGGGACCCAGACCACGACGGACGAGACCCAGACCGCAGAGGGCGTCACGGCCGAAGTGGTCGCGGAGTTCGACCCGCCGAACCTGCCCGAGAACATCGCCACCGACGCCGAGAGCGTCTACGTGAGCATGGCACCGGCCCGCCAGATTTGGGAGGTACCGCCCGAGGACGACCCCTCGTCGGTCGCCAGCATCGGCCCGGAGGACGGCGAGGGGATTCTCCTCGGCGTGACGCGGACCGACGAGGGGACGATGTACGCCGCGCTCAACTCCGGCGTGAGCGAGACTCACGGCGTCTGGCGCGTCCCGGCGGACGGCGAGGCCGAACTGATGGCGTCGATTCCGACCGAGGGGACCTTCCCGAACGGGATTACCCACGAACTCGGAGACGGCCTCCTCGTCTCGGACTCGGGCCGAGGAGCCATCTGGCGGGCGACCGACGGCGGTGCGGAACCGTGGTTCGACAACCCGCTTTTGGACCCCAATCCCTACGCTGACAGTCAAATCGGCATCAACGGAATCGACGCGGGACCGGAGGGCGACCTCTACGCCGCCAACCTCAACTTCGGGGCCGTGGTCCGGATTCCGGTCGAGGACGGCACGCCCGGCGAACCGAGCATCGTCGTCCAGAGCGACGAACTGGTCGGCGCGGACGGCATCGCGGTGGACGACCAGCGCAACGTCTACGTCGCCGTGAACGCCGCGGACAAGGTGTCACGGGTCACGCCGGACGGGAGCGTCGAGACGGTGGCCTCGGGCGGCGCGCTGGCCTTCCCCTCGGACGTTCACTTCGGTCCCGGCGACGACCAATCGACGCTCTACGTCTCGAACTTCGCCTTCCCGGCCTTCCAAGCCGAGGACCGGACCGCGAACCCGAGCGTGATGCGACTCGTCCTCGGCGGCGGAATGGCGACGACGGAGGGCGGCGGAATGACCACGACGGAAGGCGGCGGGACGACAACGACGGAAGGCGCTGGCGGCGAGACTACCACGACAGAGGGGTAG
- the nirK gene encoding copper-containing nitrite reductase: MPATNRRTVLQGIGLGGAATLAGCSTRSTPKATQTQKAMNKQKQKIAERVAGDPTDIPDPISRDKPKEVDVTLRTEEMTAEIEDGVTFNYMTYNGQVPGPMIRVRKGDTINLTFENPAENDMPHNVDFHAVAGPGGGAEATMTAPGETTHLKFKATYPGAYIYHCAVPNMDMHISAGMFGLILVEPEEGLPEVDHEFYFGQHEIYTDKRAGEKGQHNFDMEAMKREEPTYVVMNGEKYACTPDKYGAGEVQTGDTARVFFVTGGPNLTSSFHPIGNVFEKLWPEGSLTTRPQTHIQTKQVAPGSTAIATMSFPVPGAFKLVDHSLSRVARKGCMAIIAADGKERPDIFDPEPKK, translated from the coding sequence ATGCCCGCAACCAATCGTCGCACGGTCCTGCAAGGTATCGGTCTCGGTGGCGCGGCCACCCTAGCCGGGTGTTCCACCCGCTCCACCCCGAAAGCGACCCAGACTCAGAAAGCCATGAACAAACAGAAACAGAAAATCGCCGAGCGCGTCGCTGGGGACCCGACAGACATTCCGGACCCGATTAGCCGGGACAAACCGAAGGAAGTGGACGTGACCCTCCGGACCGAGGAGATGACGGCCGAAATCGAGGACGGCGTTACGTTCAACTACATGACCTACAACGGGCAGGTTCCCGGCCCGATGATTCGGGTCCGGAAGGGAGACACGATTAACCTGACCTTCGAGAACCCGGCCGAGAACGACATGCCCCACAACGTGGACTTCCACGCGGTTGCGGGACCGGGCGGCGGTGCCGAGGCCACCATGACCGCGCCGGGCGAGACCACCCACCTGAAGTTCAAGGCCACCTATCCCGGCGCGTACATCTACCACTGCGCCGTCCCGAACATGGACATGCACATCTCGGCGGGCATGTTCGGCCTCATCCTCGTCGAACCCGAGGAGGGTCTGCCCGAAGTGGACCACGAGTTCTACTTCGGCCAGCACGAGATTTACACCGACAAGCGAGCGGGCGAGAAGGGCCAGCACAACTTCGACATGGAGGCGATGAAGCGCGAGGAGCCGACCTACGTCGTGATGAACGGCGAGAAGTACGCCTGCACGCCCGACAAGTACGGCGCGGGCGAGGTCCAGACCGGCGACACCGCGCGGGTGTTCTTCGTCACGGGCGGGCCGAATCTGACCTCCAGCTTCCACCCCATCGGCAACGTCTTCGAGAAGCTCTGGCCCGAGGGGTCGCTGACGACGCGGCCACAGACCCACATCCAGACAAAGCAGGTCGCGCCGGGTAGCACCGCCATCGCAACGATGAGCTTCCCGGTTCCGGGCGCGTTCAAACTCGTGGACCACTCGCTCAGCCGGGTCGCCCGGAAAGGGTGCATGGCCATCATCGCGGCCGACGGCAAGGAGCGCCCCGACATCTTCGACCCCGAACCGAAGAAGTGA